A stretch of Gemmatimonadaceae bacterium DNA encodes these proteins:
- a CDS encoding bifunctional alpha,alpha-trehalose-phosphate synthase (UDP-forming)/trehalose-phosphatase: MERDSLPRAGTESVAETDRLVLVSNRLPFCAERQGSALTFTRAVGGLVSALEPVLRTRGGVWIGWPGITREEADVAGGLDLPHDPDIRYEPVPLTEREVSLYYAGFSNRTLWPLFHYFVGRTHIDAATWQAYDAVNQRFAKRAAPFARQGALVWVQDYQLLRMPHHLRELVPGARIASFLHIPFPGSDLLRVLPWSRHLMRGMLAADVVGFHVDSYADHFLDSAARLLGCDVDRAAGVVQFDGRAVSVVVDPISIDAGFVSTVARSAGARTRPADRVREILGVDRLDYTKGIYERMLAIERLLERWPTYRGRVVFTQLLVPSREHVAEYSDLKRQIDETVGRINGRFSEAGWTPIRYLVRSLPQDELIPLYRGADVALVTPLRDGMNLVAKEYVMAQATLSGVLVLSEMAGAAEELPEAVIVNPFDIGAVAAGLHRALSMPADERRARMSALRDRVRTHDVHAWVRDFLAAAHRAFAHPAPPASPVDQVRRRLTPWLAARPSAMVFLDFDGTLTPIVERPEDARLAARTRAVLVQAARHSALDVVIVSGRALDDVRRRVGVPGITYVGDHGFEIEGPGVSLRHDGVAHYRAAIERAADELEALGVPGAQVERKPATVSYHLRRVPAERRAEAELAAEEIFRRLQLRMNRGKMVLEGRPPLDWHKGQAVLHVLVQRHGVDWPSRARALYIGDDVTDEGAFESLRGIGRSIQISATGSDAATAADYRLPDPASVVKLLRWLAAGGSAGTGS, translated from the coding sequence ATGGAGCGTGATTCCCTCCCCCGTGCCGGAACGGAGTCGGTCGCGGAGACCGACCGCCTCGTCCTGGTCAGCAACCGGCTGCCGTTCTGCGCCGAGCGGCAGGGGAGCGCCCTCACGTTCACCCGGGCGGTGGGCGGGCTGGTGAGCGCCCTGGAGCCGGTGCTCCGCACGCGCGGCGGTGTGTGGATCGGGTGGCCCGGCATCACCCGCGAAGAGGCCGACGTCGCCGGCGGCCTCGACCTGCCGCACGACCCTGACATCCGTTACGAACCGGTGCCGCTCACCGAACGCGAAGTCTCGCTCTACTACGCCGGCTTCTCCAACCGCACGCTCTGGCCCCTGTTCCACTATTTCGTCGGGCGCACGCACATCGACGCCGCCACGTGGCAGGCGTACGACGCGGTCAACCAGCGGTTCGCCAAGCGCGCGGCGCCGTTCGCGCGCCAGGGCGCGCTGGTGTGGGTGCAGGACTATCAGCTTCTTCGTATGCCCCATCATCTACGGGAGTTGGTACCCGGTGCGCGGATCGCGTCGTTCCTGCACATCCCCTTTCCCGGGTCCGACCTGTTGCGGGTGCTCCCCTGGTCGCGCCACCTCATGCGCGGGATGCTCGCCGCCGACGTCGTCGGGTTTCACGTCGACAGCTACGCGGATCACTTCCTCGACAGCGCCGCGCGCCTGCTCGGCTGCGACGTGGACCGCGCCGCCGGCGTCGTGCAGTTCGACGGCCGGGCCGTGTCGGTGGTGGTCGACCCGATCAGCATCGACGCCGGATTCGTTTCGACGGTGGCGCGGTCGGCCGGCGCGCGCACGCGCCCGGCCGACCGCGTACGGGAGATCCTCGGCGTCGACCGCCTGGATTACACCAAGGGCATCTACGAGCGGATGCTGGCCATCGAGCGTCTGCTCGAACGGTGGCCCACCTACCGCGGTCGCGTGGTGTTCACGCAGCTGCTCGTGCCGAGCCGCGAGCACGTGGCCGAGTACTCGGACCTCAAACGGCAGATCGACGAGACCGTGGGGCGCATCAACGGCCGATTCTCCGAGGCCGGATGGACGCCCATCCGCTACCTCGTGCGGTCGCTCCCCCAGGACGAATTGATCCCCCTCTATCGAGGCGCCGACGTGGCGCTCGTCACCCCGCTCCGCGACGGCATGAATCTCGTCGCCAAGGAGTACGTGATGGCGCAGGCGACGCTCAGCGGCGTGCTCGTGCTGTCGGAGATGGCCGGCGCCGCCGAGGAACTGCCGGAAGCGGTGATCGTGAATCCCTTCGATATCGGTGCGGTGGCCGCCGGCTTGCACCGCGCGCTCTCGATGCCGGCCGACGAACGCCGCGCGCGCATGTCGGCGCTCCGCGACCGCGTGCGCACGCATGACGTGCACGCCTGGGTGCGCGACTTTCTTGCGGCGGCTCACCGGGCGTTCGCGCACCCGGCCCCGCCGGCATCACCCGTGGATCAGGTGCGCCGCCGGCTCACGCCGTGGTTGGCCGCCCGGCCCAGCGCCATGGTGTTCCTCGACTTTGACGGAACGTTGACCCCGATCGTCGAGCGCCCCGAAGACGCCCGCCTCGCCGCGCGTACCCGCGCCGTACTCGTGCAGGCGGCGCGCCACTCGGCGCTGGACGTCGTGATCGTCTCGGGCCGAGCCCTCGACGATGTGCGCCGGCGCGTGGGCGTGCCGGGAATCACGTACGTGGGCGACCACGGCTTCGAGATCGAGGGACCCGGTGTGTCGTTGCGGCACGACGGGGTCGCGCACTACCGCGCCGCGATCGAACGCGCCGCGGACGAGCTCGAGGCACTCGGCGTCCCGGGCGCCCAGGTCGAACGGAAGCCGGCGACGGTCTCCTACCACCTGCGGCGCGTGCCCGCCGAGCGGCGCGCCGAAGCCGAACTGGCCGCTGAGGAGATCTTCCGACGCCTTCAGCTGCGGATGAACCGCGGCAAGATGGTGCTCGAAGGGCGACCGCCGCTCGACTGGCACAAGGGCCAGGCCGTGCTCCACGTCCTCGTGCAACGCCACGGCGTCGACTGGCCTTCGCGCGCCCGAGCACTGTACATCGGCGACGACGTTACCGACGAGGGGGCGTTCGAGTCGCTGCGCGGCATCGGCCGTTCCATCCAGATATCGGCCACTGGCTCCGACGCGGCCACCGCTGCCGACTACCGGCTCCCCGACCCGGCCTCGGTCGTGAAGCTGCTGCGCTGGCTCGCCGCCGGCGGCTCCGCCGGCACCGGCAGCTAG
- a CDS encoding TonB-dependent receptor, translating into MSRFFARTRPRWGGAVAAAFALAAFAAPARALLPESTHTLAPSDVIGTVTDSASGQPLANAAISVMQGTTVIANSSSDEFGRFTVHNLNPGAYVVAVHFIGFRPATQPITVTGDGAPMRVTFAMVAAAITLQAVQVQSSVPVAVNTRTGDQTFQQDNYHGAPTNTTSEILQQSIVGAARAPTGEVHIRGQHAEYTYYVDGVPVPPGISGSLNELFDPQVVNNIDFQTGGWDAEYGGRNAAIIKVHTKIPSGGFHSDMSAYTGSFASQGGSLNLSANSGKWGAFLSGEYQSTNMRQDPVMGNATTDAPYNFHNSGTDGFSFGKIEYRASPTDVMDLDLNWSRTKFAVPYDTAGGTSLDDHQTDLNGFANLSWHHLFSPPDSAADAAAPAELFAGLFYRSGSLRYVPGATDQPSFIFYPDTTLPYNLSEYRQFTSSGIKTDLTVNLRRELTWKSGVLAQFTTGHEDFQTVDAAGNLGPASNSGLTGNDVGAYTQVAYSPIEQFEIRTGIRYDSHTAPFAGTASQWSPRIRFNFYPDPATTVYAYYGRMFMPTNIEDLRSITSVAQGGVATVPTLPERDDFYEAGIIHRFPVAGLVTKFSWYHKHSTPGVDDNTVPGSSITTDVNIAQVWVTGLEGVINVRPDGPFSGYINAALNHAYGIGPITGGFFPTANPTGYFDLDHDQRLSIVASGTYSADRMFVSATETIGSGLTNGVDPSDCGCHYGTGLFDFNPGIKVAPSAITSVSVGYTFVTGSTILRPELYVDNLFNDQYILKGAFFSGASYGRPRSIQLRVSVGI; encoded by the coding sequence ATGTCCAGGTTCTTCGCACGCACGCGTCCCCGATGGGGCGGGGCGGTGGCCGCCGCGTTCGCGCTGGCGGCGTTCGCCGCCCCCGCCCGAGCGCTCCTTCCCGAGTCCACCCACACGCTGGCCCCGTCCGACGTCATCGGCACGGTGACCGACAGCGCCTCGGGCCAGCCGCTCGCCAACGCCGCGATTTCGGTGATGCAGGGAACGACGGTGATCGCCAACAGCTCAAGCGACGAGTTCGGCCGGTTCACCGTGCACAACCTCAATCCGGGCGCGTACGTGGTGGCGGTGCACTTCATCGGGTTCCGCCCAGCCACGCAGCCGATCACGGTCACGGGAGACGGCGCGCCGATGCGCGTGACGTTCGCGATGGTGGCCGCGGCGATCACGCTGCAGGCCGTCCAGGTGCAGAGCTCGGTGCCGGTGGCCGTCAACACGCGGACCGGCGACCAGACGTTTCAGCAGGACAACTACCACGGGGCGCCGACCAACACGACGTCGGAGATCCTGCAGCAGTCCATCGTCGGCGCCGCTCGCGCGCCGACGGGCGAGGTGCACATTCGCGGCCAGCACGCCGAGTACACGTATTACGTGGACGGCGTGCCGGTGCCGCCGGGCATCTCGGGCAGTCTCAACGAGCTGTTCGACCCGCAGGTGGTGAACAACATCGACTTCCAGACCGGCGGGTGGGACGCCGAGTACGGGGGGCGCAACGCCGCCATCATCAAGGTTCACACCAAGATCCCCTCCGGCGGGTTCCACTCCGACATGTCGGCCTACACCGGCTCGTTCGCCAGTCAGGGGGGCAGCCTGAACCTGAGCGCGAACAGCGGCAAGTGGGGGGCGTTCCTGTCCGGAGAGTACCAGTCCACCAACATGCGGCAGGACCCGGTGATGGGGAATGCGACCACCGACGCGCCATATAATTTTCATAATAGCGGCACCGATGGCTTCAGCTTCGGGAAGATCGAGTACCGGGCCAGCCCCACCGACGTGATGGATCTCGACCTCAACTGGTCGCGGACGAAGTTCGCCGTGCCCTACGACACGGCGGGCGGTACGTCGCTCGACGATCACCAGACGGACCTCAACGGCTTCGCCAACCTGAGCTGGCACCACCTGTTCTCGCCGCCCGATTCGGCGGCTGACGCCGCCGCCCCGGCCGAGCTGTTCGCCGGCCTCTTCTACCGGTCGGGCAGCCTGCGCTACGTGCCCGGCGCCACCGACCAGCCGAGCTTCATCTTCTACCCCGATACCACGCTGCCGTACAATCTGAGCGAATACCGGCAGTTCACCTCGTCGGGGATCAAGACCGATCTCACGGTCAATCTGCGGCGCGAGCTGACCTGGAAGAGCGGCGTGCTCGCCCAGTTCACCACCGGCCACGAAGACTTCCAGACCGTGGACGCGGCGGGCAACCTGGGGCCGGCCTCCAATTCCGGCCTCACCGGCAACGACGTCGGCGCCTACACGCAGGTCGCGTACTCGCCGATCGAACAGTTCGAGATCCGCACCGGCATCCGCTACGACTCGCACACCGCGCCGTTCGCCGGCACGGCCTCGCAGTGGAGTCCGCGCATCCGGTTCAACTTCTACCCGGACCCGGCCACCACGGTGTACGCCTACTACGGCCGGATGTTCATGCCGACCAACATCGAAGACCTGCGGTCGATCACGAGCGTGGCGCAGGGGGGCGTGGCGACCGTGCCGACGCTGCCCGAGCGCGACGACTTCTACGAGGCGGGGATCATCCACCGGTTTCCGGTGGCGGGGCTGGTCACCAAGTTCTCATGGTACCACAAGCACAGCACGCCCGGGGTGGACGACAACACCGTGCCCGGCTCGTCGATCACCACCGACGTCAACATCGCCCAGGTCTGGGTCACCGGCCTCGAGGGCGTGATCAACGTGCGCCCCGACGGGCCGTTCTCGGGGTACATCAACGCGGCGTTGAACCACGCCTACGGGATCGGTCCGATCACCGGCGGCTTCTTCCCGACCGCCAACCCGACGGGGTACTTTGACCTCGACCACGACCAGCGGCTCTCGATCGTGGCCAGCGGCACGTACTCGGCCGACCGGATGTTCGTGAGCGCCACCGAGACGATCGGTTCCGGGCTCACCAACGGCGTCGATCCGTCGGACTGCGGCTGCCACTACGGCACGGGGCTGTTCGACTTCAACCCCGGCATCAAGGTCGCCCCGAGCGCGATCACGAGCGTCAGCGTCGGATACACGTTCGTCACCGGGTCCACGATCCTGCGGCCCGAACTGTACGTCGACAACCTGTTCAACGATCAGTACATCCTGAAGGGTGCGTTCTTCAGCGGCGCGTCGTACGGACGGCCGCGGTCCATTCAGCTGCGGGTGAGCGTGGGGATCTAG
- a CDS encoding twin-arginine translocation signal domain-containing protein — MPNSRSDLPAADELSRRDFLARSAVMGLGVALASPRLASLLRWERAAALDALALPAHAGIRSGDLTLGNAAIAGVWQVADARLRAVRVDDRVNGGSLSLPASAFSLAMADGAVWPAETFRVVRAPAVTTLHADPGASRLSERVGGRALTVVLRDPSGTLEVTWRAVLRDGSRYLRQEIALRAIGAEVPVRTITLVDLHAPRAAVNGTVKGSPVVFDNWYCGFEHPLSASAVDGDRATCALPRELPLRPDAPFTASSVIGVARPGQLRRDFLGYLERERAHPYRTFLHYNSWYDIGYFSKYTEADALNVIRAFGQELQRKRRVVLSSFLFDDGWDDPKTLWGFGPGFPHGFTNVRRAAERYGAEPGVWLSPWGGYGQPQKDRLEYGRAQGFETNEGGFALSGPKYYKRFHDTCVNFIREYGVNQFKIDGTGNASTVIPGSQFDSDFDAAIALIGDLRQIKPDLFVNLTTGTYPSPFWLRYADSIWRGGEDHSFAGIGTYRQQWMTYRDADTHEHVVRRGPLYPLNSLMLHGMIYARHANHLSDDPGGDFNSEIRVYFGNGTQLQEMYVTPSNLSDDNWNTLAESANWSRRNADVLRDTHWVGGDPAALEPYGWAAWSPAKATLTLRNPSDRWQTIGIDPAAAFELPDGAARRFTAQSPWRADRDQPPIELTAGREHAFRLAPFQVLNLDVTPVSGRSAG, encoded by the coding sequence ATGCCGAACTCTCGCTCCGATCTCCCCGCCGCCGACGAACTGTCGCGGCGCGACTTTCTTGCACGCAGTGCCGTGATGGGCCTCGGCGTCGCCCTCGCCTCGCCGCGCCTGGCGTCGCTGCTCCGATGGGAACGCGCCGCGGCGCTCGATGCGCTGGCGCTGCCGGCGCATGCCGGCATCCGGTCGGGAGACCTGACGCTCGGCAACGCGGCGATCGCGGGGGTGTGGCAGGTGGCCGATGCGCGGCTGCGTGCGGTGCGGGTGGACGATCGGGTGAATGGGGGCTCGCTGTCGCTTCCGGCGAGCGCGTTCTCGCTGGCCATGGCCGACGGCGCGGTGTGGCCGGCCGAGACGTTCCGGGTGGTCCGGGCGCCGGCGGTGACGACGTTGCACGCCGACCCCGGCGCATCGCGGCTGTCCGAACGCGTGGGCGGGCGGGCCCTGACCGTGGTGCTCCGCGATCCGAGCGGTACGCTCGAGGTGACCTGGCGGGCGGTGCTGCGCGACGGCTCGCGGTATCTGCGCCAAGAGATTGCGCTGCGCGCCATCGGGGCGGAGGTGCCGGTGCGGACCATCACCCTGGTCGACCTGCACGCGCCGCGCGCCGCCGTGAACGGCACCGTGAAGGGCAGTCCGGTGGTATTCGATAACTGGTATTGCGGCTTCGAACACCCGCTGTCGGCGAGCGCCGTGGACGGCGACCGGGCGACCTGCGCGCTGCCGCGCGAGCTGCCGCTGCGGCCCGACGCGCCGTTCACGGCATCGTCGGTGATCGGGGTGGCGCGCCCGGGCCAACTGCGCCGGGACTTCCTTGGCTACCTGGAACGCGAGCGGGCCCATCCGTACCGCACGTTCCTGCACTACAACTCGTGGTACGACATCGGCTACTTCTCCAAATACACCGAGGCCGATGCGCTGAACGTGATCCGGGCTTTCGGCCAGGAGCTGCAGCGCAAGCGGCGCGTGGTCCTGTCGTCGTTCCTGTTCGACGACGGGTGGGACGACCCCAAGACGCTGTGGGGGTTCGGGCCCGGATTCCCGCACGGGTTCACCAACGTGCGGCGGGCCGCGGAGCGGTACGGCGCGGAGCCCGGCGTGTGGCTGTCCCCGTGGGGCGGGTACGGCCAGCCGCAGAAGGACCGCCTCGAGTACGGACGGGCCCAGGGGTTCGAGACCAACGAGGGCGGGTTCGCCCTGTCGGGGCCCAAGTACTACAAGCGCTTCCACGATACGTGCGTCAACTTCATCCGCGAGTACGGCGTCAACCAGTTCAAGATCGACGGCACGGGCAATGCCTCGACGGTGATTCCGGGCAGCCAGTTCGACAGCGACTTCGATGCCGCGATCGCGCTCATCGGCGATCTGCGCCAGATCAAGCCCGACCTGTTCGTGAATCTCACCACGGGCACGTATCCGTCGCCCTTCTGGCTGCGCTACGCGGATTCCATCTGGCGGGGCGGGGAAGACCACTCGTTCGCGGGCATCGGGACTTACCGGCAGCAATGGATGACCTACCGCGATGCCGACACGCACGAACACGTGGTGCGCCGTGGTCCCCTGTATCCGCTCAACTCGCTGATGCTGCACGGCATGATCTACGCGCGCCACGCCAACCACCTGAGCGACGATCCGGGGGGCGACTTCAACAGCGAGATCCGCGTGTACTTCGGCAACGGCACGCAGTTGCAGGAGATGTACGTGACGCCGTCCAACCTCAGCGACGACAACTGGAACACGCTGGCCGAGAGCGCCAACTGGTCGCGGCGCAACGCCGACGTGCTGCGCGACACGCACTGGGTGGGGGGCGATCCGGCCGCGCTCGAACCATACGGATGGGCGGCGTGGTCGCCCGCCAAGGCCACGCTCACGCTGCGCAATCCGAGCGATCGCTGGCAGACGATTGGCATCGACCCCGCGGCGGCGTTCGAATTGCCCGATGGCGCGGCGCGACGGTTCACGGCGCAAAGCCCGTGGCGGGCCGATCGCGACCAGCCGCCGATCGAACTGACGGCTGGCCGCGAGCATGCGTTCCGACTGGCGCCGTTCCAGGTCCTCAACCTGGACGTCACGCCGGTGTCCGGCCGTTCGGCCGGCTAG
- the menC gene encoding o-succinylbenzoate synthase has protein sequence MFAISSIAVREIRLALKEPFRISSGTIAERRVCLLELRAADGTTGWSECVAGEQPNYSPETIDTAWHAMREWLSRRVLGVEFAGPGDVFAALDRNIRGHHMAKAAIEMGCWDVAARQRGLSLATLLGGTRDRVPTGISIGIQRDPEALVARAKQAVAQGYQKIKMKIEPGSDLAYVAAVREALGPALHLMADANSAYTLADAAHLKQLDRFGLIMIEQPLDREDLVRHAKLQKLLTTPICLDESITSVDRAADMIELGAGRIINIKPGRVGGFAVSKAIHDLCQRHGVPVWCGGMFESGVGRAHNVALASLPNFSLPGDVSPSARYWERDIVTPEWTMDGDGMVHVPRQVPGIGVTVDMDRVDALTVRREEFAA, from the coding sequence GTGTTCGCCATCTCCTCCATCGCGGTACGCGAAATCCGGCTCGCGCTCAAGGAGCCCTTTCGCATCTCGTCCGGAACGATCGCCGAACGGCGCGTGTGCCTGCTCGAACTCCGCGCAGCCGACGGCACGACCGGATGGAGCGAGTGCGTGGCCGGCGAGCAGCCGAACTACAGCCCGGAGACCATCGACACCGCCTGGCACGCGATGCGCGAGTGGCTCAGCAGGCGTGTGCTCGGCGTGGAGTTCGCCGGGCCGGGCGACGTGTTCGCGGCGCTCGACCGCAACATCCGCGGTCACCACATGGCCAAAGCGGCCATCGAAATGGGATGCTGGGACGTGGCGGCGCGGCAACGCGGCCTGTCGCTGGCCACGCTGCTCGGCGGCACGCGCGACCGGGTGCCCACCGGCATCTCGATCGGCATCCAGCGCGACCCCGAGGCTCTCGTGGCGCGGGCCAAGCAGGCCGTGGCGCAGGGTTATCAGAAAATCAAGATGAAGATCGAGCCGGGGTCCGATCTGGCGTACGTGGCCGCGGTACGCGAGGCCCTGGGCCCGGCCCTGCACTTGATGGCCGACGCGAACTCGGCCTATACACTGGCCGATGCCGCCCACCTCAAACAGCTCGACCGGTTCGGGCTGATCATGATCGAGCAGCCGTTGGACCGCGAGGACCTCGTGCGCCACGCCAAGCTGCAGAAACTGCTCACGACACCCATCTGCCTCGACGAATCGATCACCAGCGTGGACCGCGCGGCCGACATGATCGAGTTGGGAGCCGGCCGCATCATCAACATCAAGCCGGGCCGCGTGGGCGGATTCGCGGTGTCGAAAGCCATTCACGACCTCTGCCAACGCCACGGCGTGCCGGTCTGGTGCGGCGGCATGTTCGAGAGCGGTGTGGGGCGCGCCCACAACGTGGCGCTCGCGTCGCTGCCCAACTTCTCGCTGCCCGGCGACGTGTCGCCCAGCGCGCGGTACTGGGAGCGCGACATCGTCACGCCCGAATGGACGATGGACGGCGACGGCATGGTGCACGTGCCGCGGCAGGTTCCCGGCATCGGCGTCACGGTGGACATGGATCGCGTGGACGCCCTCACCGTGCGGCGCGAGGAGTTCGCGGCGTGA
- a CDS encoding glycoside hydrolase family 15 protein — protein MTEISIADHGLIGDLHTAALVGIEGTIDWWCTPRFDSPSVFAALLDAERGGHWRIAPLDTGVPWTSTQQYVPHTNVLVTTFESTAGAVEVTDFMPVGPARGARAEIFRRVRCTAGAAQVEVSFAPCFGYGQRAPVFVRRRHGLMAWDRYDDVLSLAGPPGVEWMIEPGAARAVLPARAGTSAWFVVRADDDEVHAVDDYRPAQKLDAAKHWWNQWVGQLRYDGPHREAVERSALALKLCSYLPSGAIVAAPTTSLPESHGGSRNWDYRYAWLRDAAFVVYALDRMGFDGEVVGFLDFVKRVSRRGASQHIQIMYGIDGRRDLPESTLDNLRGYRGAYPVRIGNAAATQFQLDVYGELLETVSIWARRHPMSEGLWKVLQDLLDWTAHHWREPDYSIWEARQTPKHYVFSKVMAWAALDRGVRIAQRGDLPGNIEGWRRAADDIHADVLANGWDADRQTFVQAYGEPQLDAALLVIPKLRFLPADDPRVMSTVRAVWRELSAGPEDLVFRYRSADGLSGDEGAFIVCTFWLAQDLALAGDLETAERLFLKMVGRANHVGLLAEEIDPHSGAQVGNFPQALSHAALLNTAYILEWRRRRDATAAAGIPSGSRRESGSPPSESPREDA, from the coding sequence ATGACCGAAATCAGCATCGCCGACCATGGCCTGATCGGCGACCTCCACACGGCGGCGCTCGTCGGCATCGAAGGCACCATCGATTGGTGGTGCACGCCGCGCTTCGACTCGCCAAGCGTGTTCGCGGCGCTGCTCGACGCCGAGCGCGGCGGCCACTGGCGCATCGCTCCCCTCGATACCGGTGTGCCCTGGACAAGCACCCAGCAGTACGTGCCGCACACGAACGTGCTGGTGACCACCTTCGAATCGACGGCCGGCGCGGTGGAGGTCACCGACTTCATGCCCGTGGGCCCGGCCCGCGGGGCGCGCGCCGAGATCTTTCGGCGCGTGCGATGCACGGCCGGTGCGGCGCAGGTGGAGGTGAGTTTCGCCCCATGCTTCGGCTACGGCCAGCGCGCGCCCGTGTTCGTGCGCCGCCGCCATGGCCTCATGGCGTGGGACCGGTACGATGACGTGCTCTCGCTGGCCGGGCCGCCGGGGGTGGAGTGGATGATCGAGCCGGGAGCCGCACGCGCCGTGCTGCCGGCCCGGGCCGGCACCAGCGCATGGTTCGTGGTCCGGGCGGATGACGACGAAGTGCACGCGGTGGATGACTACCGACCGGCGCAGAAGCTCGACGCGGCCAAGCACTGGTGGAACCAGTGGGTCGGGCAGCTCCGATACGATGGGCCGCATCGCGAGGCCGTGGAGCGGAGCGCCCTGGCCCTGAAGTTGTGCTCCTATCTCCCGTCGGGCGCGATCGTGGCCGCGCCCACCACGTCGCTTCCGGAATCCCACGGAGGCAGCCGGAACTGGGACTACCGGTACGCGTGGCTCCGCGATGCGGCCTTCGTGGTCTACGCCCTCGACCGCATGGGCTTCGACGGCGAGGTGGTCGGATTCCTGGACTTCGTCAAACGCGTATCGCGGCGCGGCGCCAGCCAACACATCCAGATCATGTACGGCATCGACGGGCGTCGCGACCTGCCGGAGAGCACGCTCGACAACCTGCGCGGATACCGCGGTGCCTATCCGGTGCGCATTGGCAACGCCGCCGCCACCCAGTTTCAGCTGGACGTATACGGCGAACTGCTCGAGACGGTATCCATCTGGGCCCGCCGGCATCCCATGAGCGAAGGCCTCTGGAAGGTGCTGCAAGACCTGCTCGACTGGACCGCCCACCACTGGCGCGAACCCGACTACAGCATCTGGGAGGCCCGGCAGACGCCCAAGCACTACGTGTTCAGCAAAGTGATGGCGTGGGCGGCGCTCGACCGCGGCGTCCGCATCGCCCAACGCGGCGACCTGCCCGGCAACATCGAGGGCTGGCGCCGCGCCGCCGACGACATCCACGCCGACGTCCTCGCCAACGGCTGGGATGCGGACCGGCAGACGTTCGTCCAGGCGTACGGCGAACCCCAGCTCGACGCGGCGCTGCTCGTCATCCCGAAACTGCGCTTTCTCCCCGCCGACGATCCCCGCGTCATGAGCACGGTGCGCGCAGTGTGGCGCGAACTCAGCGCCGGCCCGGAAGATCTGGTGTTCCGGTATCGCTCGGCCGACGGCCTGTCCGGCGACGAGGGCGCGTTCATCGTCTGCACGTTCTGGTTGGCCCAGGACCTCGCCCTGGCCGGCGACCTCGAGACCGCCGAGCGGTTGTTCCTGAAGATGGTCGGCCGCGCCAACCACGTCGGGCTCCTGGCCGAAGAGATCGATCCGCACTCCGGCGCCCAGGTCGGCAACTTCCCACAAGCGCTGTCCCACGCCGCGCTGCTCAATACGGCGTACATCCTGGAATGGCGCCGTCGTCGCGACGCGACGGCTGCTGCAGGGATCCCGTCCGGATCGCGAAGGGAATCTGGATCCCCGCCGTCCGAAAGCCCGCGGGAAGACGCTTGA